Proteins co-encoded in one Flavobacteriaceae bacterium MAR_2009_75 genomic window:
- a CDS encoding 23S rRNA m(5)U-1939 methyltransferase has product MRKNRRKQVFENVEVIDAGAKGKTIGKAPDGRVIFLTNTVPGDVVDVQTTKKRKAYFEGVATQFHKLSDKRVEPECQHFGVCGGCKWQDMGYEHQLYYKQKEVENNLKRIGHLELPEITPILGSKEQYFYRNKMEFSFSDSRWLTLNEIQSDIEITDKNALGFHIPGMWDKILDIKKCHLQRDPSNAIRLATRNFADANGLSFFNPRHQHGLLRTLMIRTASTGELMVLIQFYEDDVEKRELLLNHLKDTFPEITALLYVVNQKQNDTIYDQEIVCFDGRDHIFEEMEGLKFKITAKSFYQTNSEQAYQLYKITRDFADLDGNELVYDLYTGTGTIAQFVAKKAKKVVGIESVPEAIEDAKANAERNQIENVNFFVGDMKNVFNETFIQQNGIPDVIITDPPRDGMHKDVVQQILNIAPDKVVYVSCNSATQARDLALMKDVYKVAKVRPVDMFPQTHHVENVVLLKKI; this is encoded by the coding sequence ATGCGGAAAAATAGAAGGAAACAAGTTTTCGAAAATGTTGAAGTAATCGATGCTGGAGCAAAAGGTAAAACTATTGGCAAAGCACCTGATGGGCGGGTCATTTTCTTAACGAATACTGTACCAGGCGATGTTGTTGATGTACAGACCACCAAAAAAAGAAAAGCCTATTTTGAAGGCGTTGCAACTCAGTTTCATAAACTGTCCGACAAACGTGTTGAACCAGAATGTCAGCATTTCGGCGTTTGTGGCGGCTGCAAGTGGCAAGACATGGGGTATGAACATCAACTGTACTATAAGCAGAAAGAAGTAGAAAACAACCTTAAGCGGATCGGACATTTAGAACTTCCTGAAATCACCCCTATTCTAGGTTCAAAAGAACAATATTTCTATCGGAACAAAATGGAGTTCTCGTTTTCCGATAGCCGTTGGCTGACCTTAAACGAGATACAGTCAGATATTGAAATCACCGATAAAAATGCGCTAGGGTTTCATATTCCCGGTATGTGGGATAAAATACTTGACATCAAAAAATGTCATTTACAACGTGACCCATCGAATGCCATTCGCCTAGCCACCCGTAATTTTGCCGATGCGAACGGACTCTCATTTTTTAATCCGAGGCATCAGCACGGGTTATTGAGAACCTTAATGATTCGCACCGCATCTACAGGTGAGCTGATGGTATTGATACAGTTTTACGAAGATGACGTAGAGAAGCGAGAATTGTTACTCAATCATTTGAAAGATACTTTCCCAGAAATAACGGCATTGCTATATGTAGTCAACCAAAAGCAAAACGATACCATTTACGATCAAGAGATTGTTTGTTTTGATGGCCGTGACCATATTTTTGAGGAGATGGAAGGTCTTAAATTCAAAATAACCGCTAAATCTTTTTATCAGACCAATTCAGAGCAAGCATATCAGCTCTATAAAATAACTAGGGATTTTGCCGACTTAGATGGTAATGAATTGGTCTATGACCTGTACACCGGTACAGGAACCATTGCACAGTTTGTGGCTAAAAAAGCCAAAAAGGTGGTGGGTATAGAATCTGTTCCCGAAGCAATCGAAGATGCAAAGGCCAATGCAGAACGAAATCAAATTGAAAACGTAAATTTCTTCGTTGGAGATATGAAAAACGTATTCAATGAGACGTTTATTCAGCAAAATGGAATTCCTGACGTGATTATTACAGATCCGCCCCGAGATGGCATGCACAAAGATGTGGTGCAACAGATTTTAAACATAGCACCGGACAAAGTGGTCTATGTGAGTTGCAATAGCGCTACACAGGCTCGTGATCTTGCCTTGATGAAAGACGTTTACAAGGTAGCAAAGGTAAGACCGGTAGACATGTTTCCTCAGACCCATCACGTAGAAAATGTTGTACTTTTGAAAAAGATATGA
- a CDS encoding Smr domain-containing protein encodes MGVFAVGDRVETIDDIIGGEVVKVDSNEITIETNDGFILKFMPSELVIIEGGQIQVSHYEASQIKAEKEQTKKRQSKAIKSKERNAPKMEVDLHINQLTTSTRGLSNFDMLNLQLETAKRQLEFAMRKRIQKIIFIHGVGEGVLKEELYYLFRRYENVKYYDADYQKYGLGATEVYIYHNI; translated from the coding sequence ATGGGCGTTTTTGCAGTTGGAGATAGGGTAGAGACCATCGATGATATTATTGGTGGAGAGGTTGTTAAGGTCGATAGCAATGAAATTACTATTGAAACCAATGATGGTTTTATATTAAAATTTATGCCTTCGGAACTGGTAATAATCGAGGGCGGACAGATTCAAGTTAGCCATTACGAGGCATCACAAATAAAGGCTGAAAAGGAGCAAACAAAAAAGAGACAGAGCAAAGCCATTAAATCTAAAGAGAGAAATGCGCCTAAAATGGAGGTTGATCTTCACATCAACCAATTGACCACTTCTACAAGGGGGTTGTCAAATTTCGACATGCTCAATTTGCAGTTAGAGACCGCCAAAAGACAACTCGAGTTTGCCATGCGCAAACGAATTCAAAAGATAATTTTTATACATGGGGTAGGTGAAGGAGTGCTAAAAGAAGAGCTTTACTACCTTTTTAGAAGGTATGAAAACGTCAAATACTACGATGCTGATTATCAGAAATATGGTTTAGGCGCTACAGAGGTATATATCTACCATAATATTTAA
- a CDS encoding putative N6-adenine-specific DNA methylase, with protein sequence MVAKTLFGFEEILAKEIKDLGGGNIVTGVRNVSFEGDTGFMYKANLCLRTAIKIIKPIHSFSVRTEKELYRKIYSMDWGEFLSVDTTFAIDSTVNSDNFSHSLYVSQKVKDAIVDKFRDTDGTRPNVDVKFPDVRINIHIHKDYCNVSLDSSGRSLHQRGYRTATNIAPINEVLASGLLLMSGWDGQCDFLDPMCGSGTFLTEAAMIACNIPANINRKEFAFEKWNDFDESLFDKIVDVCLNKTREFHHKIIGYDKAPSAVRKATDNAANANLSDYITIERKNFFQTEKFTDAKLHMVFNPPYGERLNLDMEEFYGSIGDTLKQSYPGTEAWFITSNLEALKYVGLRPSRKIKVFNSHLESRLVKYVMYEGSKKAKYQKAD encoded by the coding sequence ATGGTCGCCAAAACACTTTTTGGCTTTGAGGAAATTCTGGCAAAGGAAATTAAGGATCTTGGTGGCGGTAATATTGTCACTGGGGTTCGAAATGTTTCCTTCGAAGGTGATACCGGCTTTATGTACAAGGCAAATTTGTGTCTAAGAACGGCCATAAAAATTATCAAACCGATACACTCGTTTTCGGTACGCACAGAGAAAGAACTTTATCGCAAAATATATTCGATGGATTGGGGCGAGTTTTTATCTGTAGACACCACATTCGCTATTGATTCTACGGTGAATTCAGATAATTTTTCACATTCGCTCTATGTTTCTCAAAAGGTAAAAGATGCCATTGTAGATAAGTTTCGTGACACTGATGGTACTCGACCTAATGTCGATGTCAAGTTTCCCGATGTGAGAATCAACATTCATATTCATAAAGATTATTGTAATGTTTCATTAGATAGTTCGGGGAGGTCGTTGCACCAAAGAGGTTATCGAACTGCGACCAATATTGCACCAATTAATGAAGTATTAGCTTCCGGTCTTTTACTGATGAGCGGTTGGGATGGTCAGTGCGACTTCTTGGATCCTATGTGTGGAAGTGGAACCTTCTTAACCGAAGCGGCAATGATTGCATGTAATATTCCCGCAAATATCAATCGTAAGGAGTTTGCTTTTGAAAAATGGAATGATTTTGATGAATCTCTGTTCGATAAAATTGTTGATGTATGCTTGAACAAAACGCGCGAGTTTCATCATAAAATAATTGGTTATGATAAGGCTCCTTCCGCAGTCAGAAAAGCAACGGATAATGCGGCCAATGCCAATTTATCGGATTATATTACTATAGAACGCAAGAATTTTTTTCAAACTGAGAAGTTTACAGATGCTAAATTGCACATGGTTTTTAATCCACCATATGGTGAACGTCTAAACCTTGATATGGAAGAATTTTATGGTTCTATAGGTGATACCTTAAAGCAAAGTTACCCGGGTACAGAGGCTTGGTTCATTACATCTAACTTAGAAGCCTTAAAATATGTTGGGCTGCGACCATCGAGAAAAATCAAGGTTTTCAATAGCCACCTTGAGTCGCGTTTGGTCAAATATGTAATGTACGAAGGCAGTAAGAAAGCAAAATACCAGAAAGCAGATTAA
- a CDS encoding ornithine--oxo-acid transaminase, with amino-acid sequence MSVLEKITSEDAIALEDKYGAHNYHPLPVVLNRGEGVYVWDVEGKKYYDFLSAYSAVNQGHCHAKIVGAMTEQAQTLTLTSRAFYNDMLGKYEKYVTETFGFDKLLPMNTGAEAVETALKVCRKWAYEQKGIAENEAQIIVCENNFHGRTTTIISFSNDEVARKNFGPYTAGFLKIEYDNLEVLEETLKNNSNIAGFLVEPIQGEAGVYVPKEGYLSKAKALCKKYGVLFIADEVQTGIARTGKMLAVDHENVKPDILILGKALSGGAYPVSAVLADDAVMGVIRPGNHGSTFGGNPVAAAVGMAALEVVKNENLAENAMKLGELFREELNKFIPTSNIVNEVRGKGLLNAILINDTEESSTAWDICIALRDNGLLAKPTHGNIIRFAPPLVMNKEQLRECVSIITSTLKQFEK; translated from the coding sequence ATGTCAGTTTTAGAAAAAATCACTTCTGAAGACGCTATTGCGTTAGAAGACAAGTACGGTGCACACAACTATCATCCATTACCCGTTGTACTAAATAGGGGAGAAGGTGTTTATGTATGGGATGTTGAAGGAAAAAAATATTACGATTTTCTTTCGGCTTACTCTGCTGTAAACCAAGGTCATTGCCACGCGAAAATTGTGGGCGCGATGACAGAACAGGCCCAGACCTTGACCCTTACCTCTCGTGCGTTTTATAACGATATGTTGGGCAAGTATGAGAAATACGTTACCGAGACTTTTGGTTTCGATAAGTTGTTGCCGATGAACACGGGAGCTGAAGCGGTTGAAACCGCTTTAAAAGTGTGTAGAAAATGGGCTTACGAGCAGAAAGGCATTGCCGAAAATGAGGCGCAGATTATAGTTTGCGAGAATAACTTTCACGGTCGAACCACAACGATTATTTCATTTTCTAATGACGAGGTGGCCCGCAAAAATTTCGGACCTTATACCGCTGGTTTCCTAAAAATTGAATATGATAACCTTGAAGTTCTAGAAGAAACCCTAAAAAACAATTCCAATATTGCCGGCTTCTTGGTCGAACCCATTCAGGGTGAGGCCGGGGTTTATGTTCCTAAAGAGGGTTACTTAAGCAAGGCCAAGGCATTATGTAAAAAGTATGGAGTTTTGTTTATTGCCGATGAGGTACAAACGGGTATCGCCAGAACTGGAAAAATGTTGGCGGTCGACCACGAAAACGTAAAACCTGATATTTTAATTTTAGGAAAAGCACTTTCAGGAGGGGCTTACCCGGTATCGGCTGTATTGGCAGATGATGCCGTCATGGGTGTTATTCGCCCGGGTAATCATGGTAGTACTTTTGGGGGTAACCCGGTAGCTGCTGCTGTTGGAATGGCAGCTTTGGAAGTCGTAAAAAACGAAAACCTTGCGGAAAATGCCATGAAGCTGGGCGAGTTGTTTAGAGAAGAACTGAATAAGTTTATACCGACTTCCAACATCGTAAACGAAGTACGCGGCAAAGGATTGTTGAACGCTATATTGATTAATGATACCGAAGAAAGTTCCACAGCTTGGGACATTTGTATAGCCTTAAGAGATAACGGACTTTTGGCTAAACCAACACACGGTAATATCATTCGCTTTGCACCTCCATTGGTGATGAATAAAGAACAGTTGCGCGAGTGTGTGTCAATTATCACATCGACATTGAAGCAATTTGAGAAGTAA